One window from the genome of Leptospira ryugenii encodes:
- a CDS encoding OmpA family protein has translation MGIPLEETNLIANVPVDQCTKHIDMRSYRILFLLPIWKSNLSSETLSDDDRLLQIKEYAKPFDVVVTLAGFLFSVVSSTSSYTYCTSKEWEKVNSQNMSTSSQLGKISFFKAMNGSKPIQQVVFQKDDAELNDSEKSKIRELAQSLKNVQENYQILLVHKTNTSGDIAYQTRLMKKRSEEIRAILSAEAIDLQRVQTVFTEKEIDAADTVSVTSIYLAIE, from the coding sequence ATGGGAATACCACTAGAAGAAACCAATCTAATTGCAAATGTGCCTGTAGACCAGTGTACCAAACACATTGATATGCGCTCCTATCGGATTCTATTCCTGTTGCCCATTTGGAAATCAAATCTATCAAGTGAAACTTTATCAGATGATGATAGACTTTTACAAATAAAAGAATATGCCAAACCTTTCGACGTTGTGGTCACACTTGCTGGATTTTTGTTCTCTGTTGTTTCTTCTACGTCATCGTACACATATTGCACATCCAAAGAATGGGAAAAAGTTAACTCACAGAACATGAGCACTTCTTCTCAGCTAGGAAAAATTTCTTTCTTCAAAGCGATGAATGGATCGAAACCGATTCAACAGGTGGTCTTTCAAAAGGATGATGCTGAGTTAAATGACTCTGAAAAATCAAAGATCAGAGAACTTGCCCAGTCACTAAAAAATGTGCAGGAAAATTATCAGATACTACTCGTTCATAAGACAAATACGTCTGGCGATATTGCCTACCAAACTAGATTGATGAAGAAGAGATCGGAGGAAATACGTGCCATCCTATCCGCAGAGGCGATCGATTTACAAAGGGTACAGACTGTCTTTACTGAAAAAGAAATAGATGCTGCTGACACAGTTTCGGTGACCTCTATTTACTTAGCAATCGAATAA
- a CDS encoding cytochrome-c peroxidase, whose translation MTKQKYTLSVLVILCLGLVGCGPSQETKELQAKAKQMLGALPTSMPGAENDTPELIALGKKLYFEKKLSQNNTQSCNSCHNVEGKAAGVDNLPTSPGAFGKTGDRNSPTVLNAGFHFLQFWDGRAKNLHEQAKGPILNPGEMAMPNEAEVLKRLKDDSEYPGLFAKAFPSAKDAITYENLAEAIAAFERTLVSPSRFDDFVNGDHSALSQEEQNGLQTFISSGCTSCHGGKLLGGDSFRKLGQVNPYETNDLGRFNVTKDASDKYFFKVPSLRNVALTGPYFHDGKVATLEDAIKKMGYHQLGQNLSEADVTKIAKFLGSLSDKTRTN comes from the coding sequence ATGACAAAACAAAAATACACTCTTTCTGTTTTGGTAATTCTTTGTCTTGGGCTCGTAGGATGCGGCCCCTCACAAGAAACCAAAGAACTGCAAGCAAAGGCAAAACAAATGTTGGGTGCACTTCCTACCAGCATGCCAGGCGCTGAAAACGACACTCCTGAGCTCATTGCACTCGGGAAAAAACTCTACTTCGAAAAGAAACTTTCCCAGAATAATACCCAATCTTGCAATTCCTGCCACAATGTAGAAGGGAAGGCGGCTGGAGTGGACAATTTGCCTACCTCTCCAGGTGCATTTGGAAAAACAGGAGATAGAAATTCGCCCACTGTTTTAAACGCAGGATTCCATTTCTTACAATTTTGGGATGGTAGAGCTAAAAATTTACATGAACAGGCAAAAGGCCCGATTTTGAACCCAGGCGAAATGGCGATGCCGAATGAGGCAGAAGTGCTAAAGAGGCTAAAGGATGATTCTGAATACCCAGGTTTATTCGCGAAAGCATTCCCTTCTGCGAAAGACGCGATTACGTACGAAAACCTAGCAGAGGCCATTGCCGCATTTGAGAGGACCTTGGTCTCTCCTTCTCGATTTGATGACTTTGTGAATGGTGACCACAGTGCCCTCAGCCAAGAGGAACAGAACGGACTTCAAACATTTATTAGCTCAGGATGTACTTCTTGCCACGGAGGTAAGTTACTCGGCGGGGATTCGTTCCGCAAACTTGGCCAAGTCAATCCATATGAAACCAATGACTTGGGAAGGTTCAATGTCACAAAAGATGCAAGTGATAAGTACTTCTTTAAAGTGCCGTCCCTCCGCAATGTTGCTTTGACTGGACCCTATTTCCATGATGGAAAGGTGGCAACTCTAGAAGATGCCATTAAGAAGATGGGATACCACCAGTTAGGCCAAAACCTCTCTGAGGCAGATGTCACAAAGATCGCAAAATTCTTAGGTTCTCTCTCCGACAAAACAAGAACCAACTAG
- the pyrE gene encoding orotate phosphoribosyltransferase, whose protein sequence is MSLDKKNQVFEWMKSYAYRFSEKPFRLASGKESQHYFNCKEITLHPERLHLLCEVLIEEVIPKFPGTFGAIGGLTLGADPLTYGLALAYQARGIQKYPLIIRKEAKDHGTGQQVEGFHKEVKQCLVLDDVITTGGSTIKAVRALREVGIEVTKGVCILDRQEGGREALEKEGIHMEALFRKEDFR, encoded by the coding sequence ATGTCCCTAGATAAGAAAAACCAGGTGTTTGAATGGATGAAATCCTATGCCTACCGCTTTTCCGAAAAACCCTTTCGGCTAGCAAGCGGAAAGGAATCCCAACACTACTTCAATTGCAAAGAAATCACCCTCCACCCAGAACGCCTCCATCTCCTGTGTGAAGTGCTCATCGAGGAGGTAATCCCCAAGTTCCCGGGTACTTTTGGCGCCATTGGAGGCCTGACCTTGGGCGCAGATCCGCTCACTTACGGACTCGCACTCGCTTACCAAGCGCGTGGAATCCAAAAATACCCGTTGATCATACGAAAAGAAGCAAAAGACCACGGCACGGGGCAACAAGTCGAAGGGTTCCACAAGGAAGTAAAACAATGTTTGGTGTTAGATGATGTGATTACAACTGGTGGCTCTACGATCAAGGCCGTAAGAGCATTGCGAGAGGTTGGGATCGAGGTGACAAAAGGTGTTTGTATTTTAGACAGACAAGAGGGTGGACGGGAAGCATTGGAAAAGGAAGGGATTCATATGGAAGCCCTCTTTCGGAAAGAGGATTTTCGATGA
- a CDS encoding LEPBI_I2431 family sigma-54 regulated protein, which produces MESRKKERITAAWDDFVVKIYSVNGSPEYLLASFDNISEMGVRATLEMGVDVKEKDLVTGIIESELTKCKIKYSGKVVWLKTTEQGIQFGVKFDEELLLPDVFIARSMAAA; this is translated from the coding sequence ATGGAATCGAGAAAAAAAGAAAGAATCACGGCGGCATGGGATGATTTCGTTGTAAAGATTTACTCAGTGAATGGATCCCCTGAATACCTTCTCGCGAGTTTCGATAACATCTCAGAGATGGGTGTGCGAGCAACCCTGGAAATGGGTGTCGATGTCAAAGAAAAGGATCTGGTCACTGGGATCATAGAAAGTGAACTGACCAAATGTAAGATCAAATATTCTGGGAAAGTGGTTTGGCTAAAAACAACTGAGCAAGGCATCCAATTTGGAGTCAAATTTGATGAGGAGCTCTTGTTACCTGACGTATTCATTGCACGCTCTATGGCTGCTGCCTAA
- a CDS encoding ornithine carbamoyltransferase — MSAPKHLISWKDWTDSEIEELLNFAIYVKNNRVYFFGHMAGRSMAMLFQKTSTRTRVSFEAGMTELGGHAIFLDWMSSNFSLSDIDFEAAYLSRNVSIIMARLKKHEDLLTLKEGSQVPVINGCCNLFHPCQALADILTIANDRPNDWKKTKICYIGVHNNVVNSLIGITAALGIHLTLVTPIAHEESIVKEVVKRGQAKKTLTWETDLKIAVKDADYIYTDTWVDMEFFNDPEFQKEKEERIRLMMPYQVNQELLKHTKAKVMHDMPIHAGYEITREVVSSERSIIFTQAENRLDAQKAVILNLLDSHK, encoded by the coding sequence ATGTCTGCACCCAAACATTTAATCTCTTGGAAAGATTGGACGGATTCGGAAATCGAAGAACTCCTAAACTTTGCCATCTATGTAAAAAATAACCGAGTCTACTTCTTTGGACACATGGCAGGTCGTTCTATGGCTATGTTATTCCAAAAAACCTCAACGAGGACAAGGGTTTCCTTTGAGGCTGGGATGACTGAACTCGGAGGCCATGCCATATTTCTGGATTGGATGTCATCCAACTTTTCACTCTCTGACATTGACTTTGAAGCAGCCTATCTGTCTAGGAATGTCTCCATCATTATGGCAAGACTCAAGAAACACGAAGATTTACTTACCTTAAAAGAGGGCTCGCAAGTACCGGTCATCAATGGATGTTGCAATCTATTCCATCCCTGCCAAGCACTGGCAGACATTTTGACGATCGCAAATGACAGGCCAAATGATTGGAAAAAAACTAAAATCTGTTACATTGGAGTACATAACAATGTTGTAAACTCCTTGATAGGAATTACGGCAGCATTAGGTATTCATCTAACTCTGGTTACTCCGATCGCCCACGAAGAATCTATCGTAAAAGAAGTCGTCAAAAGGGGACAGGCAAAAAAAACTCTCACTTGGGAAACAGACTTAAAGATAGCCGTAAAAGACGCAGATTACATCTATACTGATACTTGGGTAGATATGGAATTTTTCAACGACCCGGAATTCCAAAAAGAAAAGGAAGAGAGAATTCGATTGATGATGCCCTACCAGGTAAACCAAGAACTCTTAAAACATACAAAAGCAAAGGTGATGCACGATATGCCGATCCATGCAGGCTATGAAATCACAAGAGAAGTTGTATCTTCGGAACGTTCTATCATCTTTACGCAAGCTGAGAATCGCTTAGATGCCCAAAAGGCAGTCATTCTAAACTTACTCGATAGCCACAAATAA
- a CDS encoding globin domain-containing protein: MMPERDIFTPPEGPPGPMPGLEGIFSEWGEEGMRNLVSRFYDLIAESKIAAMFPEELTLAKQKQADFMIQVTGGPSLYLHNWGPARMRMRHFAFLINEESRQVWLSCYKQSLEEFSFSQESKAIFLKFLDQFSRWMVNQA; encoded by the coding sequence TTGATGCCCGAACGAGATATATTTACTCCGCCCGAAGGCCCTCCAGGGCCCATGCCTGGATTAGAAGGTATATTTTCAGAATGGGGGGAAGAGGGGATGCGGAATTTGGTCTCTCGTTTTTATGATTTGATTGCCGAATCAAAAATAGCTGCAATGTTTCCAGAAGAGCTTACTCTCGCCAAACAAAAGCAGGCGGACTTTATGATTCAGGTAACGGGGGGACCTTCACTTTATTTACACAATTGGGGACCTGCGAGGATGAGAATGCGGCACTTTGCTTTTCTTATTAATGAAGAGAGCCGCCAGGTTTGGCTTTCTTGTTACAAACAATCACTCGAAGAATTCTCTTTCAGCCAAGAATCAAAAGCGATTTTTTTAAAATTTTTGGATCAATTCAGCCGTTGGATGGTTAACCAAGCTTAA
- a CDS encoding TetR/AcrR family transcriptional regulator produces MDRLPLRERKKHLIKEAIAQSARELFSERPFSQVTVAEVADHANVSVKTLFTYFRSKDDLLFFEESNFCEEILAALANRKPGSSYLEAMQGFLWDLIHELQGESILGSFPGFHTSMTIPELQPRLSLLWDRYEGLIAEQISKDEGFEPADPEPRIIASLLLLPFRQLTMASWRSTLEAMNPSKRISTLEKWHSRTQSLIADGIRMYGRK; encoded by the coding sequence TTGGACCGTTTGCCATTGCGAGAACGAAAGAAACACCTAATCAAAGAGGCGATTGCCCAGTCGGCTCGGGAATTGTTTTCAGAGCGCCCCTTCTCCCAAGTGACGGTTGCGGAAGTAGCCGACCATGCCAATGTCAGCGTAAAAACTCTCTTCACCTACTTTCGCTCCAAAGATGATCTTCTGTTTTTTGAAGAGTCCAATTTTTGCGAAGAGATCCTGGCAGCGCTTGCGAACCGAAAGCCAGGTAGCTCCTACCTCGAAGCCATGCAAGGCTTTCTTTGGGATTTGATCCACGAACTCCAAGGGGAATCCATTTTGGGATCCTTCCCTGGTTTCCATACCTCTATGACCATTCCAGAACTGCAGCCTCGGCTTTCCCTCCTCTGGGATCGCTACGAAGGTTTGATTGCAGAACAAATTTCCAAAGACGAAGGATTTGAGCCCGCCGACCCCGAACCCCGGATCATCGCCTCTCTATTGCTATTGCCCTTCCGCCAATTGACCATGGCTAGCTGGAGGAGCACATTGGAAGCCATGAACCCATCCAAACGGATTTCTACTCTAGAAAAATGGCATAGCCGAACGCAGTCTTTGATTGCCGATGGAATCAGGATGTATGGTAGGAAGTGA